From Anaerococcus urinomassiliensis:
TAAATGAGATCACTTTATCAGCTGATTTCTATCAAGACCAAGACTTGGTAAAAGATATATTTGCTGAGATAAAATCTTTGGAAGAAGAAAAAGAAAACTTAGACGAAGCTTGGTTAAAAATGAACTTGTCCTTGGAAGGATAGACTTTAAATAATAGGAAGGAAAATAATGAAGATTACCAACAACTTGGATAGAAAATCCAAAAATAATTTAAAAGTTGGTCTTATCTTGTTACTGGCTTTTTTTACTTTATGGTATGTAGAGCCAGTTAGCTCTTTTTTGGTAAGTACTTATGCTGTCATAAGACCAATTTTGTTGGGCTTTGCAATAGCTTTTGTCATAAACTTACCTATGAACTTTTTTCAAGAGAAAGTTTTTGGCAGACTATTTGACCCCAAAAAGCATAAAAAACTTATACTAATCTTATCTCTGATATTTAGCTGGCTCATATTCTTTGGGGCAGTTACCTTGATTTTATTAGTAATAATACCAGAGACCATTAATGCATCTCAGACTGCTATAAAAAATATTCCAGCCTTTGCTGATGCACTTATAAAATATACAGAGAAAATACCAGCGTTAAACAAAGCTATAGTTGATATTAGAAATCAATTTGAAAGTTTTGATATAAACAATATATCCGACAAAATAACAAGCTACCTAAGTGGTGAGGGATCAAATGTCCTTAACCGTGCTCAAAGCATATTATCATCAGTTAGTTCGGCTCTGATTGCTATTGCAATGGGTTTCATATTTTCAATTTATGTAAGCATCAATAAGAAGAGCTTAAAAATAAACGCCAATAAGTTCTTGTATGCAAACTTTGATGAGGATAGGGCAGATACAATAAATTATGTTTCAAAACTAACTTATGATGCCTTTGCCAAATTTTTGGACACAAGATTTTTGTCATGCTTTGTACTGGGAGTATTAAATTACATTGGGATGAAGATCTTGCAATTACCATATGCTGGCATGATTTCAATCTTGGTTGGAGCTCTCGATATTATCCCATATTTTGGACCAATTATTGCGGCTGCCTTTGGAATGCTTATGATTTTTATCCAATCACCATTTCAATCATTAGTATTTATAATATTTTTGATAATACTTCAACAAGTCCAAGAAAATATTTTCTATCCATTAGTTATTGGCAAACACTCCGGACTTCCAGCTATATGGATTTTTGTTTCTGTATTTTTGGGTGGTAGATTATTTGGAATCATGGGAATGATTTTATTTATGCCGCTTGCAACAGTCTTTTATACCTTAAAAGAAGACAGGACTATCAGAAAATTAAAAGAAAAAGAAGTCGATGATCAAAGCTTAGGAGAAAAGGCAAATAAAAGCTTTGAGCAAATGCGCAAAGAAAGACTAGAAAAAGATTTTACGAAAAAAGAAGTAGAGCAAATAATGTAATTTGCCCTACTTTTTTTCAAATATAATAAGAATATAACCATCTTTTATTTCTATAGTAAAATCTCTGCCACAAGTTTCATTTGATACTCCTAGGCTATCGGATATCTCCATATCATAATTATCAAGTTCATAGTAAAGCCCATTTATAGTAAGGCCCTTGGCGACTTCAGATAGGGCAAATATTGACACATAATAATCATCTTCAAATTTTTGTGAAAGTTTATCTCCTATAATTATTAGTTCCTTATTCTTTGATTTAAGCCTTACATCTATGCCCATCTTTTTAAATTCGAGAGCATTTCTAATATTTGATATAGTGTGGGACTCACGTCCTCCTAAGCCTCCATATATTATTATTTCCTTATAGCCCTTTTCTAGGGCGATTTTCATGGCTGACTTTGTATCTGTATCATCTTTAATGGGACTTAATTTTATAACATTTTCACTTTCAGGTAGGCTAGTTGAATCAAAGTCTCCTACAATAAAGTCAGCTTCTAGGCCTTCCTTTTGTACATATTCATAGCCCTTATCAGCAGCAATTACTAGGTCATCATCATTGATTTGGTCAAAAAAGCCATCAAATTCGCCACCAGCGATTATATAACATTTACTCAAAATTTCCTCCTTAGGATTTCTTATATAGATTATATACCAAATTTTATTTTAGAGAAAAAATATCATTAGGGGTAAAATTATTATAAATTATTAGGAGAGAATAAATGCACAAATTAGATGAACAAACAAAAAACATACTCAAAATATTACTGATAGGACTTGGGGTATTTTTTACCTTCTGGTATCTTAGGGAAATTTTGGATTTTGTGGGCAAATTTATAAGAATTATCCAACCATTCATCATAGGCTTTATGTTAGCCTACATCATAAATATACCTATGAACTTTTTCTATAGGTTAATAAGAGAAAATTACAAGGATCCAAAGCAGGAGAAGGCAATTCGTGGCGTATCTCTAGTTTTATCCTGGATATGTGTCTTGCTATTTTTAACCTTGCTATTAAATATATTTATTCCACAAATTATCAAATCTGCTTTAACCTTAAGCCGTAAATGGCCAGTTTTTGTAGATGAAACCTATAAAATTTTGAAGAATAATTCCCTAACAGAAAACTATGCTAATGATTTTAGGGAAATAACTGAGGATGTAAATTGGCTAAGTGTGAATGGACCTATTTTTAAATATATAAACACCAACAGCAAATCATTGCTAACTATGACTTCAAGTATAATAAATTCAATTGGTTCAAGTGCCATTACTATATTTACTGTGGTTGTCTTTTCAATCTTTGTACTTATTTATAAAGATATGCTAAAATTAAATGGAAATAAGTTGCTCTATGCTTTTCTAGATGAAAAAGATGCGGACTATGTAAATAAAGTTTTTTCTTTATCCTACCACACCTTTAAAGACTACATTTATTCTAGAATGATATCAGTGGCCTTGCTTATTGTCCTAACTTATATTGGTATGATAATTTTTGCTATACCAAATGCGCCTATGATTTCAATATTGGTGGGACTATCTGATTTGATCCCAATCTTTGGTCCTATAGCTGGAGCTGGAATATCTGCAGTAATTATATTTATTGAATCTCCAATCAAGGCCCTTATATTTTTGATATATGATGTGATTATGCAACAAGTTCAAGAAAATGTAATCTATCCTGCCATTGCCGATGCCCAAGTTGGTTTACCTGCCGTTTGGGTCTTGGCTTCAGTAACTATAGGTGGTTCACTTTTTGGTATTGTTGGTATGCTTGTTAGTATCCCAGTTGCTTCTGTTTTATACACCTTAGCCCATGAAAAAGTTGAACAAAGGCTTATGAAGAAAGGTTTTAATCAAAAAGATATTATGGATAAGCAAAAGAAAAATTTTATTGAAGGATACAAAGATGAAACTAAAAAATAGCCAAGTAGGTAAGTTTGTGCCAATAAGAGTACCTCAGGGTATTTACTACGGTGGTTTTCAAAATTCTCTCATGCACATGGGAGTCAATAAATTTTATAGAGACAGGTCTTGCGTGGTGACAGCTTTTACCAACACCTATCTTTATCTCTACCACAGAGATGAAATCTTTAGCCTTGAAGAATACAATGCCTATCATTATGAATTTTTTAAAAAACTCAGACCCCATGCCAATGGAGTGCCAACAGCACTTGCCCTTGATAGAAGGAGCAAGAGAATAATAACTAATAGGAATCTTAAAGTTAATAGTCATATTATGGAAGAGTTTATGTTTAAGAAGAAAAGCAAAAATCAAAAGATTGACTTTATCAATGAAGCTTTGTATAGGGATTTGCCTGTAATTTTTATCAATTGGTTAAGCCCTGAGGTAAAAGTTATGAGCCATCATGGAGTGACGATTACCGAATGTAACGATATGGGAGATCACCATGAGCTTCTTATATCAAGTTGGGGCAGGCCATACAGGGTCGATTTTGACCAATTTGAAAGACAAAGTAGAACTTATAGTGGACTTATATATTTTGAAAGGAAAGATTGTGGCATATCTTAAATGTGAGCTTTATATACCTGATGAAGATAAATGGAATCTAATAGATGCACTAAACAAAGAAGGATTTTTATATGATGAAGGCTATGATAAAGTCTTTGCAGAAAGTCCTGTGATAGGTCATTTTACACCTCTAGAAGGTTCAAATCCCGACATAGGGAATATAGGAGAGCACACTACTGTAAATGAAGCAAAGTTAGAATTTAGGATAAAAGAAATTGATAAGGACAGAGTTTTTATGATTATAAAAGAAAACCATCCTTACGAAGTTCCTGTTATTAATTTTATGAAACTAGTTTAAGGAGATTTGATGAAAAAAGTACAAGACAGATTACAAAGAGGCAATGGCCTTATAATGCCTATATTTTCAATACCTTCAGCTTATGGAATAGGAACTTTTGGCAAAGAAGCCTATAATATTGTAGATTTTATATCTGATGCTTCTATTAGGTATTGGCAAATTTTGCCATTGGGACAAACTTCATATGGTGATAGTCCCTACCAATCATTCTCATCTTTTGCTGGCAATCCATACTTTGTAGACTTGGATATGCTAATAGAAGATGGGCTTTTGGAAAAAGAAGACTTGGAGTCTTTAAACTTTGGAGATAACGATAGCTATGTCGACTATGCTATCCAATATAATCTAAGATATAGGATACTTGAAAAAGCCTATGAAAATTCCAAGGGCAAACTCGATAAGGAAATCAAAAAGTTTAGGAAAGAAGAAGCATTTTGGATTGAAGATTATGCTTTATTTATGGCTATCAAACGTGACTCTCTTGACATTAGTTGGATTGAATGGGACGAGAAATTACGTGATAGGGACAAAACTGCTCTAAAAGAATTTAAAGAAAAACACCAAGAAGATATTGATTTTTATATTTTCATCCAATATGAATTTTTTAAACAATGGAATGAACTAAAAAAATACGCTAACAGGAGAAATATTCAAATCATCGGAGACTTACCAATATACGTGGCATATGACTCTTGCGATGCTTGGGTCAATTCTGATATATTGAAGTTAGATCCAGAAAGCAAAGAAGCAATAACAGTTGGAGGAGCTCCGCCAGATGCCTATTCTGAAGATGGTCAGCTTTGGGGCAATCCTGTATACGATTGGGATAAGATGAAAAAAGACTCTTATAGCTTCTGGGAAAAAAGAATAGAGATGGCCTTTAGGACCTATGATCTGCTAAGACTCGATCATTTTAGGGGATTTGAAAAGTTCTATGCCATACCTGCAAGTGATGAAAACGCCAAATTTGGTGATTGGATAGAAGCTGGTGGCTATGACTTTTTTGATCATATCAAAAAGAAATTCCCAGATAAGCAATTTATTGCTGAAGATTTAGGATATATAACAAAAGAGGTAGATGACCTAAAAGATACTTATGGTTTTCCGGGCATGAATGTTATCCAATTTGCCTTTTCAGAGAACTTTGATAGCAATTACCTACCTCACAATTACTTGAGAAACTCAGTAGTTTACTCATCAACCCACGACTCATCAACCCTAAGAGGTTGGCTTGAAACTTTGGATGAGGAAGACTTAGAGTTAGTAGAAAGGTACTTTGGTCTTGAGGATGGCGATGACTACCAATGGAGGATTATCAGAAATCTAATGGCCTCAGTTTCTGATTTGGCTGTGTTTGAAATCCAAGATTTCTTAGAATTGGATAATACTTCGCAAATCAATAGGCCAGGAACTCTGGGTGATAATTGGAAGTGGAGAGCAAAGAAAGAAGATTTTACTGAAGATCTGGCACTAAGGATTAAAGAAATGTCCAGATTATATGGGAGATACAATGGATAAAATAGAAAAAAATAGATTTATAGAAAATTATGTAGAAAACCTACAGAGAATTACTCTAAAAAGTTTTGATGAGACAAGCGAAAAAGATAAATACGATGCCCTTTGCGATACAATAATGGAACGTATAAACCAAAGTTGGAGGCAAAGTAAGGCAAATGCTCGCTATGAGAAAAGTGCTTATTATTTTTCTGCAGAGTTTTTGGTGGGTAAGTCACTAGGAAATAATCTCATAAACTTAGGTATTTATGATGAAGTAAAAGAATTATTAGATGAAATTGACATTGACTTTGAAGCCATAGAAGATTATGAAGACGATGCAGCTTTGGGTAATGGTGGCTTAGGCAGACTTGCTGCTTGTTTTATGGACTCCGCAGCAACTCAAGATATCAATATGTACGGCTATGGAGTTCGATACCGCGAGGGTATTTTCAAGCAGACTTTTGAAAATGGATTCCAGGTAGAACATGGAGATAGCTGGATAAAAGATGGAGATGGTTGGTCTATTAGGGTTGATTCAGACTCAAGAATTGTTAATTTTAGGGACCAACAGGTAAAGGCCGTTCCATATGATATGCCAGTTGTAGGATATAAAAATGGTAAGGTCAACACCCTAAGATTATGGCAAGCAGAACCATTTGAAGAATTTGAATTCGATAAGTTCAACAACTTTGAGTACGATGCAGCAGTTGCCAAAAAGAACAGGGCAGAGGATATAACAAGGGTTTTATATCCAAATGATATGCAAAGAGCTGGTAAAGTTCTAAGACTTAAGCAACAATATTTCTTTGTATCTGCTTCGATCCAAGACTTGGTAGAAAAATATAAGAGGTATTTCTCAGATGATATGCGCTTTATAAACTTCCACAAATACCATGTCATCCAACTAAACGACACTCATCCAAACATAGCAATTGCTGAACTAATCAGAGTTTTGGTGGACGAAAATGGCCTTGATTTTGACCAAGCACTTGATATCTGCAAGAAAGTATTTGCCTTTACTAACCATACAGTTCTTCAAGAAGCTATTGAAAAATGGCCAATAGACATAGTAGAGGAAGTTTCTCCAAGATGTCTAGAAATCATCTATCAAATCAATGATAGCTTGGTAAAACATTTCAAAGAAGAGGGCATGACTGATTATGAAATTGATCCGTATAGGATAGTTATAAATGATCAAGTTCATATGGCAAATCTTGCCATATATGTAGGATTTTCTGTTAATGGCGTTGCAGCCCTTCACACAGATATACTTAAAGCTGATACCTTTAAACATTGGTACCAAATATTCCCAGATAAATTTAATAACAAGACAAACGGTATAACACCAAGAAGGTGGTTGGTGTACTCAAACCGTCTATTATCAAGCTTTATTACAGAAAAACTTGGCAATGACAATTGGATCTACAACTTAGACGAACTAAAAGGCTTAGAAAAATTTGCTGATGATGAGGCAACATTAAAAGAGCTATGGGATATAAAACAAAAAAATAAAAAACGCCTGGCTTCTTATATTCTTGAACACGAAGGAATCAAAATTGACCCAGAATCAATTTTTGATATTCAAGTAAAGAGAATCCACGAATACAAACGTCAACACTTAAATATACTTCACATAATATATTTATATCACCAGCTTAAGAAAAATCCTGACATGGACTTTTACCCAACAACCTTTATCTTTGGTGGAAAGGCAGCTCCAGGATATTTCAGAGCCAAGGGCATAATAAAGCTTGCCAATGAAGTGGCAGAAGTTGTTAATAATGACCCAGATGTAAATAAGAAAATGAAAGTTGTTTTTGTAGAAAACTTTAGAGTTTCTTATGGAGAAAAGATATATCCAGCAGCAGATGTCAGTGAACAAATATCAACAGCTGGAAAAGAAGCTTCTGGAACCGGCAATATGAAATTTATGCTAAATGGCGCTCCAACTCTTGGAACTTTTGATGGTGCAAATATTGAAATATTTGAAGAAGCTTCCGAAGAAAACAACTACAGATTTGGAGCAAGTGTAGAAGAACTAATGGAAATTGAGGGATCCTACAATCCTAGAAAGCTTTACCAAACAGATATGGATATTAAAGATGCGGTTGATGCCCTAGTAAATGGAGAGCTTGATGACAACAATTCCTACATGTTCCTTGATATTTACAATGAATTGATCAATCCACAAGATGGTTCTCGTGGAGATAGGTATTTCATCTTAGAAGACTTTGAGTCTTACAAAAAAGCCCATGAGCAAATAAATATTGACTACAGAGACAAACTAGCATGGTCAAAAAAATGTCTGATAAATATTGCTAATGCTGGATATTTCTCATCAGATAGGACTATTATTGACTATGCAGATGACATTTGGAAGATAGATTCTCCAAATTATTAGGTAGTAGCTTATGAATTCACAAGTTTTTTGGGGGGTAATGATTCCTTTAATCGGCACATCCTTGGGTTCAGCCCTAGTATTTGTCATGAGAGATCAGATTGACCCAAAAGTTCAAAAGGGCCTATCAGGTTTTGCAGCAGGAGTTATGGTTGCGGCAAGTATCTGGTCACTTTTGATACCGGCTATGGATATGGTCGAAGTCAAAATGGACAAATTAAGCTGGATACCAGCAACAGTTGGGTTTTTAATAGGGATATTTTTCTTGTTGTTTTTGGACAATTCTATACCCCACCAACATATTGACTCAGACCAACCTGAGGGACCAAAAAATAATTTAAGATCAACGACAATGATGGTCCTAGCTGTGGTAATCCACAATATTCCTGAAGGAATGGCAGTTGGTGTTACCTACGCTGGTGCAATATATGGCAAAGGATCTGTAAGTCTTGCCCAAGCCTTGGCCTTATCACTTGGTATAGCCATACAAAACTTTCCAGAAGGAGCTATTATATCAATGCCACTTAAGTCGGCTGGATTTGATAAGAAAAAATCTTTCTGGGCTGGAGTAGGATCAGGCGTTGTAGAGCCTATAGCAGCTCTTATTACCATCTTGTTATCGCAAATAATGATACCAATACTACCATATCTATTGTCATTTGCTGCTGGAGCTATGTTCTATGTAGTAGTAGAAGAGCTAATACCAGAAGCTACAGGAGAGGGTGAGAGTCATACCAACATAGGAACCCTTGGTTTTGCAGCAGGTTTTGCAATAATGATGATATTAGATGTTATGCTTGGATAATGATTATGCCCCTAATCCTTATAGGATATCGGGGCCTTTTTTTTGGCTATTTACTACCCTTTACTAGCAAAAAATAGTAACATATTAATAGAACTACAAAGAGGGGAATCATGAATTATCTTACAAATTTTATAAATTCTATACTACTGATTAGAATTACAGATATTATAGACATTGCAATAATAGCCTTTGCTGTCTACAAGCTATTTTCATTACTAAGAAATACCAGGGCAGAGCAAGTTTTAAATGGACTTGTTATCGTGCTGATTATTGCTTCATTAGCAGATATATTAAACTTAAACACTGTAAGTTGGGTTATGAACCAATTTTTGACTGTGGCTTTAGTATTCATAATAGTGGTCTTCCAGCCAGAACTAAGGTCAGCCCTTGAAAGGATAGGCCGTGGCAGGACGATTTTAACTCGCGATAGGGTCAAAAGAAACGAAAATACCATAGATGAACTAGTTAGAGCGGCAAGTTCCCTATCTCGACAAAAAATAGGGGCCCTTGTCGTAATCCAAAGAGAAGTTGGGCTAAATGATATAGTTGAAAGCGGAACTGAGCTTCATGCCGATGTATCAAGCGAACTACTAATAAATATATTCATTCCCAATACTCCTCTTCACGATGGTGCGGTTATAATAAGTGAGAATGAAATAATAGCAGCAGCTTGCTATTTACCACTATCAAATTCGAACACTATTTCTAAGGAATTAGGTACAAGACATAGGGCTGCCATAGGCATATCAGAAAGATCCGATTGTATTGTAGTAGTCGTATCTGAGGAGACAGGAAATATATCTGTTGTAGAAGGTGGCAGGATAGATAGGTATTTTGATGATGATTCGCTTAGCATCAGACTAAAAAAAGACTTGTTTTACCAACCAACTGACCAAGAAAAAAAGGATGATAACGATGAAACAGACTGATAACAAATTAAAAATCCTTTCAGTTCTACTAGCTATTTTTATGTGGACTTATGTTACTAATTCAACAAATCCCAATGTAAATAAAATTTACAGAGGCGTGCCAGTTGTTATAAAAAACCAAGACGACTTAGAAAGAAATGGCTACACCATTATAGGAAATAATGACAACATCACAACTACATTAAAGCTAAAGGGAAGCAGGGAAAAGCTTATAGACTTAAGACCTGAAAATATTTATGCATCAGTAGACATATCTGACCTGAAAGAAGGAGTCCAATCCTTAAATATAAAGGTGGACATACCAACTGGCATAAATGTGGAAGATGCCGATCCCAGTCAGCTTACCTTAAATATACAAAAAGTAATAGAAAAAAGATTACCTGTAAATTATGTTATATCTGATCAAATAAAAGATGGCAAAATTGTAGAACTTAACGAAATAAATCCCAAAGAGATAACTGTAAAAGGACCTGCCAGCGTTATAAACAAGGTGGACAGGGCAGAAGTAAAGATTGACGATCCAAGCCTTATAGATGGGCAAGTTCATAATGTCAATATAAATGTACTAGATCGTGCTGGCAAAAAGCTTGCCAACCTAGATATATCTGATGAGGATGCCAATATATCTTTTAGGGTTTTTGAGACAAAAAGAGTACCAATAAGAATTGATGCAACAGGTTCTATAAACCCATCCTATGAGCTATCAGAAGCATATACTGCTCCAGATTCTATAGTAATCAAAGGACCAGAATCCATCATCAAAGAAATAGATGAAGTTTTAACTGAGCCTATTAATATATTTAACCTAAAGACAGGTAAGAGTGGAGAAGTAAAGCTTAAACTACCAGAATCTGTTGAAGTATACGATGGAGATGATGTAGTGACTTACAAATTAGATGTTCAAAGAAAAGCAAGAGCTGGAATAGATACAAAGACTGAAGACGAAGATGACAAATGAAATCGTAGATAAACTTGAAGAAGCAGGATTTGAAACTTATCTTGTAGGTGGATGTATCAGAGATGAACTTTTGTCTCGAGATAACTATGATATAGATATCACAAGCAAGGCTAGGCCTAATCAAATTCTTGAAGTTTTCAAAGACTATAAGACTATCGATATAGGGAAAAAATTTGGAACAATAAAAGTTATTCTAAACTCACATGAATATGAAGTTACTACTATGAGAACAGAAAATTCCTATGATGACAAGAGGCATCCTAGCCGTGTTTATTACACTGATGATATCTATGAGGATTTGAAAAGACGTGATTTTACCATAAATGCTATGGCTAAGAGAAAGGGAATCATTATAGATCCCTTTAATGGTAAAGATGACTTAGAAAAGAAAATTATAAGGGCAGTTGGCAATCCTTATGATAGGATAAGTGAGGATATGTTAAGATCTTTGAGGGCTGTGCGATTTGCCACAGTTCTTGATTTTGATATTGATAAAGACTTAAAAGAAGCTATAAGAAGTCAAAGTAAAGCTATTAATGATATATCAAAAGAACGCATCCAAGATGAAATAAATAAGATTTTGTTAGCAGATAGACCCTCAAATGGCATAAGGATATTGGATGAATTAAATTTGCTGGAATATATCTTTCCAGAACTTACAAAAACAATTAATTTTGACCAGCATTCAAGCCACCATGCCGATGACGTATTTAACCACACACTTAAAGTATTGGATAAGACTCCTCCAATCCTAGAAATAAGGATGGCAGCCTTATATCATGATGTGGGCAAAATCGATACATTTTTTATTGATGAAAAAGGTGAAGGTAGATTTTTTGGTCACCAGAATCTTTCAGAAGAACTTTTGATAAAACGTCTTAAGGAATTGAAATATTCTAAAAAGTTTATAGAAAGCACATCTATTTTAGTAAAACGTCACATGGATAATACCAACACCTACAGCAAAAAATCCATTAGAAAGCTTCTTAGAAACATAGGCGAAGAAAATTTAATAAATTTATTTGCTCTACAAAGGGCGGACGTCTTATCAACCAAACATGCTGATGATTCTAATATCGACTTGGGACTTAGCCTCCTAGCTGAGGTAAAAGATGATGACATACCCAAGGGTCGCAATGAAATTAAAATCAATGGCAATGACCTAAAAGACCTAGGTTTTAAAGAGGGCAAAGAACTAGGGGATACCCTAAGAGAAATAGAAAACTTAATTTACGAAGAGAAACTAATCAACAATAAAAAAGATATTATAAATTACCTTAAAGAAAGCCTTGATATTGTTGATTGATAGCTAAATTGAAGTATATTAACAAAATGAGTAGCTATCAAGCAGGAGGAATAAATGACAGAATTAAAATCTCATGAAAATAATATTGCAAAATTTGAATTTGATGTAAAATATGACGACTTTGAAAAAGCTATAAACAAGGTTTATAACAGAAATAAGAAAAGATATAGACTAGATGGCTTTAGAGCTGGTCACGTACCTAGAAGAGTTCTAGAAAAAATGTACGGTCCAGAAATCTTCTACGATGAAGCTATCCAACTAGTATTCCCTGAACCTTATGAAAAAGCAATTGAAGAACTTCAACTTGAACCAATTGCTCAACCAAATGTTGACCTTGACGATATCGAAAAAGGCAAAGACATTACTTTCAAAGTTGATGTTGAAACAAAACCACATCCAGTATTAGGCGACTATGACAACCTAATCATAGAAGAAGTTGAAGCAGAAGTTACTGATGCTGATATCGAAAACGAATTAAAGAAACAACAAGAAGAAAATGCTAGATTAATCCCAGTAGAAGATAGAGAAGCTAAAGAAGGAGATACAGTAAATATCGACTTTGACGGCTACCTAGATGGAGAAAGATTTGAAGGCGGCAAGGCTGAAGATTACGATCTAGTATTAGGTTCTAAGACATTTATAGAAGGTTTCGAAGACCAAGTTGCTGGACACAAAGTTGGAGATAAATTTGATGTAAATGTAACATTCCCAGAAGATTACCAAGCAAAGGAATTCCAAGGCAAAGATGCAAAATTTGAAGTAGAAATCAACTCTATTACAGAAAAAGAACTACCAGAAATTGACGATGAATTTGCTATGGACATCTCAGAGTTTGAAACACTAGATGAACTAAAAGCTGACCTTAAAGAAAAGCTAAAAGAAGACAAGGAAAACTATAGAACAAATATGATGCAAAACCAAGCTATAGACGCTCTAGTAAGAGCAAGTGAAGTTAGTGCACCAGAATCTATGGTAAATAGTGAAATTGATATCGAGATGCAAAATCTTGACCAAAGATTACAACAAATGGGTATTAGCCTAGCTCAATATGTTGAAATGACACAAATGGATATCAATGAAATCAGAAACCAATACAAAGAACAAGCTGAAGCTAGAGTAAAAGCTAACCTTGTAATTGACGAAGTTGCTCTAAAAGAAGGCTTTGAAGTAAGTGATGAAGAAATCGAAGCTGAAATCAACGAATCAGCTAAGATGTATGGGGTTGATGATATCGAAAAATTCAAAGAAATCTTTAGCAAAAACGTATCTGATGATACAGTAAAAGAAAATATAAGAAGACGTAAGGCTGTTGAATTCTTAGTAGAAAAAGCAAAAGCTCTACCTCACGAAGAATACCACAAAGCAGTAGGTGAAGACCACGACCACAGCCACGAAGAAGATTCTAAAGAAGGCGAAGATAAATAAGATATCGCAAACCCTTAATATATAAGGAGATTTGTAATGAATACTAAAAATTACCTAGTTCCAACGGTAGTAGAACAAACAAACAAAGGCGAAAGAGCCTATGATATATACTCAAGACTTCTAAAGGATAGGATTATTTTCCTATCTGGAGAAGTAAACGATCAAATGAGTGATATCATCATCGCCCAACTCTTATTTTTGGAAAGCG
This genomic window contains:
- a CDS encoding AI-2E family transporter, which gives rise to MKITNNLDRKSKNNLKVGLILLLAFFTLWYVEPVSSFLVSTYAVIRPILLGFAIAFVINLPMNFFQEKVFGRLFDPKKHKKLILILSLIFSWLIFFGAVTLILLVIIPETINASQTAIKNIPAFADALIKYTEKIPALNKAIVDIRNQFESFDINNISDKITSYLSGEGSNVLNRAQSILSSVSSALIAIAMGFIFSIYVSINKKSLKINANKFLYANFDEDRADTINYVSKLTYDAFAKFLDTRFLSCFVLGVLNYIGMKILQLPYAGMISILVGALDIIPYFGPIIAAAFGMLMIFIQSPFQSLVFIIFLIILQQVQENIFYPLVIGKHSGLPAIWIFVSVFLGGRLFGIMGMILFMPLATVFYTLKEDRTIRKLKEKEVDDQSLGEKANKSFEQMRKERLEKDFTKKEVEQIM
- a CDS encoding thiamine diphosphokinase, which produces MSKCYIIAGGEFDGFFDQINDDDLVIAADKGYEYVQKEGLEADFIVGDFDSTSLPESENVIKLSPIKDDTDTKSAMKIALEKGYKEIIIYGGLGGRESHTISNIRNALEFKKMGIDVRLKSKNKELIIIGDKLSQKFEDDYYVSIFALSEVAKGLTINGLYYELDNYDMEISDSLGVSNETCGRDFTIEIKDGYILIIFEKK
- a CDS encoding AI-2E family transporter, with the protein product MHKLDEQTKNILKILLIGLGVFFTFWYLREILDFVGKFIRIIQPFIIGFMLAYIINIPMNFFYRLIRENYKDPKQEKAIRGVSLVLSWICVLLFLTLLLNIFIPQIIKSALTLSRKWPVFVDETYKILKNNSLTENYANDFREITEDVNWLSVNGPIFKYINTNSKSLLTMTSSIINSIGSSAITIFTVVVFSIFVLIYKDMLKLNGNKLLYAFLDEKDADYVNKVFSLSYHTFKDYIYSRMISVALLIVLTYIGMIIFAIPNAPMISILVGLSDLIPIFGPIAGAGISAVIIFIESPIKALIFLIYDVIMQQVQENVIYPAIADAQVGLPAVWVLASVTIGGSLFGIVGMLVSIPVASVLYTLAHEKVEQRLMKKGFNQKDIMDKQKKNFIEGYKDETKK
- the malQ gene encoding 4-alpha-glucanotransferase, with amino-acid sequence MKKVQDRLQRGNGLIMPIFSIPSAYGIGTFGKEAYNIVDFISDASIRYWQILPLGQTSYGDSPYQSFSSFAGNPYFVDLDMLIEDGLLEKEDLESLNFGDNDSYVDYAIQYNLRYRILEKAYENSKGKLDKEIKKFRKEEAFWIEDYALFMAIKRDSLDISWIEWDEKLRDRDKTALKEFKEKHQEDIDFYIFIQYEFFKQWNELKKYANRRNIQIIGDLPIYVAYDSCDAWVNSDILKLDPESKEAITVGGAPPDAYSEDGQLWGNPVYDWDKMKKDSYSFWEKRIEMAFRTYDLLRLDHFRGFEKFYAIPASDENAKFGDWIEAGGYDFFDHIKKKFPDKQFIAEDLGYITKEVDDLKDTYGFPGMNVIQFAFSENFDSNYLPHNYLRNSVVYSSTHDSSTLRGWLETLDEEDLELVERYFGLEDGDDYQWRIIRNLMASVSDLAVFEIQDFLELDNTSQINRPGTLGDNWKWRAKKEDFTEDLALRIKEMSRLYGRYNG